The Syntrophorhabdaceae bacterium genome includes a region encoding these proteins:
- the xseB gene encoding exodeoxyribonuclease VII small subunit encodes MKFEDGLKKLEEIVKTLDEGKIPLDEALGLFKEGLALTKELSKRLDETEKKVEILIKKEGGTVEKMPFPGDDE; translated from the coding sequence ATGAAATTCGAAGATGGGTTGAAAAAACTGGAAGAGATTGTTAAAACTCTTGATGAAGGGAAGATTCCTCTTGACGAGGCGCTCGGTCTCTTCAAGGAAGGTCTTGCACTCACGAAAGAGCTCTCGAAAAGGCTCGATGAGACCGAGAAAAAGGTAGAGATACTGATCAAGAAAGAAGGCGGTACTGTGGAAAAAATGCCCTTTCCCGGGGATGACGAATAG
- a CDS encoding PP2C family protein-serine/threonine phosphatase, which translates to MDVFPGICEEMGFRATMEDQHAVYEDPGRVFFSAEIYDGHGGRQPAQIAADMLTPWFLHAWAGELGRPLRERKSEADILREAYLAVDAYIVGRRMQAGTCAVQLYLIGESFLAANVGDSRVVIGTESGAATLTDDHKPHTQGERSRIEALGGSVTMLGVPRVEGVLAISRALGDACLKPYVSAEPRISEGTLGAENDVAVLACDGVWDVLSPDEVIEEARRQIDPRKGAQEIARMALDKGSMDNITVIVLGLGKHTSSLENRKMIIRNVHDRG; encoded by the coding sequence ATGGATGTTTTCCCGGGCATCTGTGAAGAAATGGGCTTCAGGGCGACGATGGAGGACCAGCACGCCGTTTATGAGGATCCCGGAAGGGTCTTCTTCAGCGCCGAGATATACGATGGCCACGGGGGCAGGCAACCCGCACAGATAGCCGCCGATATGCTGACACCCTGGTTTCTTCACGCCTGGGCGGGTGAACTGGGGCGGCCCCTGCGGGAGCGAAAGAGCGAGGCTGATATCCTTCGCGAGGCCTATCTTGCCGTTGATGCGTATATCGTGGGCCGCCGCATGCAGGCGGGTACCTGCGCCGTTCAGCTGTATCTTATCGGAGAGAGCTTTTTGGCGGCAAACGTCGGGGATTCGAGGGTCGTCATCGGTACCGAGAGCGGAGCGGCGACCCTCACCGATGACCACAAGCCGCACACTCAAGGCGAACGGTCCCGCATCGAAGCGCTGGGAGGGAGCGTCACCATGCTGGGTGTGCCGAGGGTGGAAGGCGTCCTTGCGATAAGCCGCGCCCTCGGGGATGCCTGCCTCAAACCCTATGTGAGCGCTGAGCCGCGCATAAGTGAAGGCACCCTGGGAGCCGAGAATGATGTCGCCGTCCTTGCCTGTGACGGGGTTTGGGACGTCCTATCTCCCGACGAGGTCATAGAGGAGGCACGGCGGCAGATCGACCCCCGGAAAGGAGCGCAGGAGATAGCGCGCATGGCCCTCGACAAGGGCAGCATGGACAACATCACGGTGATAGTGCTCGGCCTCGGGAAACATACATCCTCTCTCGAGAACCGGAAGATGATTATTCGGAACGTCCATGACAGGGGATAG
- a CDS encoding LysE family transporter, with protein sequence MQENLTIIGTIAVIHLLGAMSPGPDLVMSVRNSLTYSRRTGIFTAVGFGLGVAVHVAYCSAGIAVIIARSLLIFSIIRYMGAAYLLYIGIRSVFARSSGIEAGPVVVKEDISPLHAVRVGFLTNILNPKATLFFLGLFTIVISPVTPPPRSILVIAGIVMVIDTVLWFSFVAVFLNERHVRSFFERFQGRFNKVFGGILILLSIRIALSRD encoded by the coding sequence ATGCAGGAAAACCTTACCATCATAGGAACCATAGCGGTTATCCATCTCCTCGGCGCCATGAGCCCGGGGCCGGATCTTGTTATGTCGGTGCGCAATTCCCTTACCTATTCACGCAGGACGGGGATATTCACAGCCGTCGGTTTCGGACTTGGCGTCGCCGTTCACGTGGCCTACTGCTCGGCAGGGATAGCCGTGATAATCGCCAGGTCGCTCCTTATATTCAGCATCATTAGATACATGGGGGCGGCGTATCTCCTGTACATCGGGATCCGGTCGGTCTTTGCCCGGTCGTCGGGGATAGAGGCCGGGCCCGTGGTGGTGAAAGAGGACATCTCCCCGCTTCACGCGGTGCGCGTCGGGTTTCTCACCAATATCTTGAACCCCAAGGCCACGCTTTTTTTCCTGGGCCTCTTTACCATCGTCATATCTCCCGTCACACCCCCGCCTCGTTCCATTCTTGTTATTGCGGGCATTGTCATGGTCATAGACACCGTGTTGTGGTTCAGCTTCGTGGCTGTCTTTCTCAACGAAAGGCATGTGAGGTCTTTTTTTGAGAGGTTCCAGGGCCGTTTCAACAAGGTCTTCGGCGGCATTCTGATATTGCTGAGCATCAGGATCGCTCTTTCCCGCGACTAG
- a CDS encoding acetate uptake transporter, which produces MEEKLANPAPLGLMGFGMTTVLLNIHNAGFFPVGSMILAMGAFYGGLAQIIAGILEYKKGNTFGVTAFTSYGLFWWTLVFILVFKGLPGNPESFMGWYLFMWGLFTFFMWFGTWGKNRGIQFVFLSLTILFWLLAIRDWTGSTAIGTLAGWEGIICGLSAIYLAMAEVLNEVHGKVVLPIGEIKK; this is translated from the coding sequence ATGGAAGAGAAACTAGCTAACCCCGCACCGCTTGGCCTGATGGGATTCGGCATGACTACGGTACTGCTCAACATTCACAATGCGGGGTTCTTTCCCGTGGGATCGATGATCCTTGCAATGGGGGCTTTCTACGGGGGTCTTGCCCAGATCATCGCGGGCATTCTGGAGTACAAGAAGGGAAACACCTTCGGCGTGACGGCCTTCACCTCCTACGGTCTTTTCTGGTGGACGCTTGTCTTTATTCTCGTTTTCAAAGGGCTACCCGGTAATCCCGAGTCCTTTATGGGCTGGTATCTTTTCATGTGGGGCCTTTTCACGTTCTTCATGTGGTTCGGTACCTGGGGCAAGAACAGGGGCATCCAGTTCGTTTTTCTCAGCCTGACCATATTGTTCTGGCTTCTCGCCATCCGTGACTGGACGGGCAGTACCGCCATCGGCACCCTTGCCGGATGGGAAGGCATCATCTGCGGTCTCTCCGCTATCTACCTTGCCATGGCGGAGGTCCTCAACGAGGTCCACGGAAAAGTGGTCCTGCCGATAGGGGAGATAAAGAAGTAA